The following are encoded in a window of Algiphilus aromaticivorans DG1253 genomic DNA:
- the sigJ gene encoding RNA polymerase sigma factor SigJ, whose protein sequence is MKPAAASAFEAQRRHLHGLAYRMLGSHAEAEDIVQEAWLRWREADHDSVMQPGAFLRRIVAHLSLDRLKSAQARREVYVGPWRPEPVLDGDEQQQDPAAVGELADDISYAFMLTLERLSPAERAAFLLHDVFETDFEEVARALERSPAACRQLAARARARVREARPRYRVSGESGQRLAEAFLQALRSGELDALKAMLAEDARLVSDGGGRVVAIGIPVHGRDRVARVLHGLARKYPPPVDARFTPGTVNGLPGYLVHYPDGTPIQTVALEADKAGCICGIFIVRNPDKLQHLDARHGRDSGHLPAGAGCA, encoded by the coding sequence ATGAAGCCCGCCGCGGCCAGCGCCTTCGAGGCCCAGCGTCGGCATCTGCACGGGCTGGCCTACCGCATGCTCGGCTCCCACGCAGAGGCCGAAGACATCGTTCAGGAGGCCTGGCTGCGCTGGCGCGAGGCCGACCATGATTCCGTAATGCAGCCGGGTGCATTCCTGCGCCGGATCGTGGCGCACCTCAGCCTGGACCGCCTGAAGTCCGCGCAAGCACGGCGCGAGGTCTATGTCGGGCCGTGGCGACCGGAGCCGGTGCTGGATGGAGATGAGCAGCAGCAGGACCCTGCGGCCGTGGGTGAACTCGCCGACGATATCTCCTACGCCTTCATGCTTACACTGGAACGCCTGTCCCCGGCCGAGCGCGCGGCCTTTCTGCTGCACGATGTCTTCGAAACCGATTTCGAGGAGGTCGCGCGGGCCCTGGAGCGCTCACCGGCGGCCTGTCGCCAGCTTGCCGCGCGGGCGCGGGCGCGGGTGCGCGAAGCACGGCCGCGCTACCGGGTTTCCGGGGAGTCCGGTCAACGGCTGGCCGAGGCCTTTCTGCAGGCGCTGCGCAGCGGCGAGCTCGACGCGCTGAAAGCGATGCTGGCCGAGGACGCGCGCCTGGTCTCCGACGGTGGCGGCCGCGTCGTCGCGATCGGCATCCCCGTGCACGGCCGCGATCGCGTTGCGCGCGTACTGCACGGCCTGGCGCGCAAGTATCCGCCGCCGGTCGACGCGCGCTTCACGCCCGGCACTGTCAACGGGCTGCCCGGCTATCTGGTGCACTACCCCGACGGCACGCCTATCCAGACAGTGGCCCTGGAGGCGGACAAAGCCGGCTGCATCTGCGGCATCTTCATCGTGCGCAACCCTGACAAGCTGCAGCATCTGGACGCGCGGCACGGACGC
- a CDS encoding dynamin family protein, protein MNSSAETRHAATLEEHLKRENPLLLEPLAEFRKLDRVARGLGLLAPDDSFTRRVPWWPVISLLGTFSAGKSTFINGYLGLELQRTGNQAVDDRFTVICYGEEEEPRTLPGSALDADPRFPFYRISGDIDEVAAGEGRRINTYLQLRACNSEAVRGKILLDSPGFDADSQRTATLRITDRIIDLSDLVLVFFDARHPEPGSMRDTLQHLVAGTIARDDASKFVFVLNQIDAAAAEDNPEDLVGAWQRALASAGLTAGHFLRIYDEQAAAPIADETLATRFKAKKDEDMAEIHRRIRAVEVDRTYRVVELLQSAAETLRGVGGAQDLREYRRQWRSRTLLYDGLALVPVVLALLAGLFWANDGTRSLLSTLFSGTIMGWILVVGVAAVAVAAHLSLREFAAKGIAKKIPPAWQQPFRLDMRRAFNKGKPWWRSMLLANPPGWNPLARRRVNKVVANRETMVQRLNDRFTMPSG, encoded by the coding sequence TTGAATTCTTCCGCCGAAACGCGCCATGCCGCTACTCTCGAGGAGCATCTGAAGCGCGAGAATCCGCTGCTGCTCGAGCCGCTGGCGGAGTTCCGAAAACTGGACCGCGTGGCTCGCGGCCTCGGCCTGCTGGCCCCTGACGACAGCTTCACACGGCGCGTGCCCTGGTGGCCGGTGATCTCTCTGTTGGGCACTTTCTCGGCGGGCAAGTCCACCTTCATCAACGGCTATCTGGGGCTGGAGCTACAACGCACCGGCAATCAGGCTGTGGACGATCGCTTCACGGTGATCTGTTACGGCGAGGAGGAAGAGCCGCGCACTCTACCGGGCTCGGCGCTGGATGCTGATCCGCGCTTTCCCTTCTACCGGATCAGCGGAGACATCGACGAGGTCGCGGCCGGCGAGGGTCGGCGGATCAATACCTACCTGCAATTGCGCGCCTGCAATTCCGAGGCCGTTCGCGGCAAGATTCTGCTGGACTCGCCGGGTTTCGACGCGGACAGCCAGCGCACCGCCACGCTGCGCATCACTGATCGCATCATCGACCTTTCCGACCTGGTGCTGGTGTTCTTCGACGCGCGCCATCCCGAGCCGGGCTCGATGCGTGACACCCTCCAGCACCTGGTGGCCGGCACCATCGCCCGCGATGACGCCTCCAAGTTTGTGTTCGTCCTCAACCAGATCGACGCGGCCGCGGCCGAGGACAACCCGGAAGACTTGGTTGGCGCCTGGCAGCGGGCGCTGGCCTCTGCCGGCCTCACTGCGGGGCATTTCCTGCGTATCTACGACGAGCAGGCCGCCGCGCCGATTGCGGACGAGACTCTGGCAACGCGCTTCAAGGCCAAGAAGGATGAGGACATGGCCGAGATTCACCGGCGTATTCGCGCGGTGGAGGTGGACCGCACCTACCGTGTCGTGGAGTTGCTGCAAAGCGCCGCCGAGACGCTGCGCGGCGTCGGGGGCGCGCAGGATTTGCGCGAATACCGCCGGCAATGGCGCAGCCGCACCCTGCTGTATGACGGGCTGGCGCTGGTGCCCGTGGTGTTGGCGCTGCTGGCCGGATTGTTCTGGGCCAATGACGGCACCCGCAGCCTGTTGAGCACCCTGTTTTCCGGCACGATCATGGGCTGGATCCTCGTCGTAGGCGTTGCCGCCGTGGCGGTGGCCGCACACCTGAGCCTGCGCGAGTTCGCCGCCAAGGGAATCGCCAAGAAGATTCCGCCCGCTTGGCAGCAGCCCTTCCGGCTGGACATGCGTCGGGCCTTCAACAAGGGCAAGCCATGGTGGCGCAGCATGCTGCTGGCCAACCCCCCGGGCTGGAATCCGCTGGCGCGGCGCCGAGTGAATAAAGTCGTCGCCAACCGCGAAACCATGGTGCAGCGGCTCAATGACCGCTTCACCATGCCCTCGGGGTAG
- a CDS encoding PKD domain-containing protein, giving the protein MQRSLALHAICASAWLVTACGGGDDRSTSSPTDSANIAPTVELSGPSQVVEGDDVLVSASADDPDGTITRFDWTVSSGTVAPQSPSSTRHEYRFRAPDVSQPETIELTATVVDDAGASASAVYNVTVLDNDDPAEAPEVSAGADRSVEEASTLELVGTATAKGGRSIRELEWAQLSGPTAEVDGATDQNILRLTLPQVAEDTPLSFRLTATDSAGVQGTDTVRVTVLDVVANALPIVDAGSGQTVTAGDEVTLRGTAGDPDGSIAELRWEPRFTDPAIELLGVDTLEAVFTAPNFSEQTELNFALVAIDNEGGRAEDMTVVTVLPIANTPPSIDSALADPATAFSGDNAALRAQASDADADPIALSWNQVEDAAPRVAIRDANTADAGITLPKLDEQTAFQFDITASDGIDSASRTVTLQATAREEAEPNPLSCLFNPLQPGCPLAPAADLLDPAAFALCAAGPLTPGCPFSELIIADPQLLACLTDLDPDGCIGLLTSLTDPSYLLERIPPDAPANTCTPLYDAASFEPYIGAVHEHTGYSDGTINTRPADVFAKVAERGYDFAFSTEHSDNTRLPLTVTGDCASAQLLECVIADDDNPVDSFFKWQATAEQAAAATTDAFTALRGFEWTSDRFGHINVLFSRNVINAKTTSGYAVSMTEFWQWLLYPAQFGGGADGLISFNHPGREDDIEGILDPIGGDPAYTFNDFRFVPGADYRTVGLEVFGKGSEYDSGGPGGSWLAYALDKGWHVGAVSSEDHHGTDWGASNLPKTVLIARSVAADDLREAMLARRMYAVAQRYDDLRIGFTIDGAPMGARLRRPAGSELALEAWVERGGTALPAVIELVTAGNTTMMQSETANLAVDVTVPDAERYVFLRIKDAETGRPIAFSSPIWLMPGNEPLPACEGPAPQSNGLL; this is encoded by the coding sequence TTGCAACGCTCACTCGCGCTTCACGCCATCTGTGCGTCGGCCTGGCTTGTTACCGCGTGCGGCGGCGGGGACGACCGCAGCACCAGCAGCCCGACCGACTCAGCCAACATCGCCCCCACAGTCGAACTCTCGGGCCCCTCTCAGGTCGTGGAAGGCGACGACGTGCTTGTTTCGGCCAGCGCCGATGACCCCGATGGCACGATCACCCGCTTCGATTGGACCGTCAGCAGCGGCACCGTTGCCCCGCAGTCTCCCTCCAGCACGAGGCACGAGTACCGCTTTAGGGCCCCGGACGTATCCCAGCCCGAGACCATCGAGCTGACGGCCACGGTGGTCGACGATGCCGGCGCCAGCGCCTCTGCCGTCTACAACGTCACCGTGCTCGACAACGACGACCCGGCCGAAGCACCGGAAGTCTCCGCCGGCGCCGACCGCTCGGTCGAGGAAGCGAGCACGCTGGAGCTGGTCGGTACCGCCACCGCCAAGGGTGGACGCTCCATTCGCGAGCTGGAATGGGCACAGCTGAGCGGCCCGACCGCAGAGGTCGACGGCGCCACCGACCAGAACATCCTGCGGCTGACTCTGCCGCAGGTGGCCGAGGACACGCCGCTGAGCTTCCGTCTGACGGCCACCGACTCGGCCGGTGTCCAGGGCACGGACACCGTGCGCGTCACCGTGCTCGATGTGGTGGCGAACGCCCTGCCGATTGTCGACGCCGGCAGCGGGCAAACGGTGACTGCGGGTGACGAAGTCACGCTGCGCGGCACCGCCGGCGATCCGGACGGCAGTATTGCCGAGCTGCGCTGGGAGCCGCGTTTCACCGATCCGGCCATCGAGCTGCTGGGCGTCGACACCCTGGAAGCTGTGTTCACCGCACCCAATTTCTCTGAACAGACCGAGCTGAACTTCGCCCTGGTGGCCATCGACAACGAAGGCGGCCGTGCCGAAGACATGACGGTGGTCACCGTGCTGCCGATCGCCAACACTCCGCCCAGCATCGACTCAGCCCTGGCCGATCCGGCCACCGCTTTTTCCGGAGACAACGCTGCGCTGCGTGCGCAGGCCAGCGACGCCGACGCCGACCCCATCGCCCTGAGCTGGAACCAAGTCGAGGACGCCGCGCCGCGCGTGGCCATTCGCGACGCCAACACCGCGGATGCCGGCATCACGCTGCCGAAATTGGACGAGCAGACGGCTTTCCAGTTCGATATCACCGCCTCCGACGGCATCGACAGCGCCAGCCGCACGGTCACGCTACAGGCCACCGCCCGCGAGGAAGCCGAGCCGAATCCGCTCTCCTGCCTATTCAATCCGCTGCAGCCCGGCTGCCCGCTGGCACCGGCGGCCGACCTGCTGGACCCGGCCGCCTTCGCCCTGTGCGCGGCCGGGCCTCTCACGCCGGGCTGCCCCTTCTCCGAACTCATCATCGCCGACCCGCAACTGCTGGCCTGCTTGACCGATCTCGACCCCGACGGATGCATCGGGCTGCTCACCAGCCTGACCGATCCCAGTTATCTGCTGGAGCGGATTCCGCCGGATGCGCCCGCCAACACCTGCACACCGTTGTACGACGCCGCCAGCTTCGAGCCCTACATCGGCGCGGTGCACGAACACACCGGCTACTCGGACGGCACGATCAACACCCGTCCCGCAGACGTCTTCGCCAAGGTGGCGGAGCGCGGCTACGACTTCGCCTTCAGCACCGAGCATTCCGACAACACGCGCCTGCCGCTGACGGTCACCGGCGACTGCGCCTCAGCGCAGCTGCTGGAGTGCGTGATCGCCGATGACGACAACCCCGTGGACTCCTTCTTCAAGTGGCAAGCCACGGCGGAACAGGCGGCAGCAGCGACCACGGATGCCTTCACCGCCCTGCGCGGCTTCGAGTGGACCTCCGACCGCTTCGGCCACATCAACGTGCTGTTCTCGCGCAATGTCATCAACGCCAAGACCACCTCGGGCTACGCCGTATCCATGACCGAGTTCTGGCAGTGGCTGCTGTACCCGGCGCAGTTCGGCGGCGGCGCCGACGGGCTGATCAGCTTCAATCACCCCGGCCGCGAGGACGACATCGAGGGCATCCTCGACCCCATCGGCGGTGACCCGGCCTACACCTTCAACGACTTCCGCTTCGTGCCGGGCGCCGACTACCGGACCGTGGGTCTGGAAGTCTTCGGCAAGGGCTCGGAGTACGACTCCGGCGGCCCCGGCGGCAGCTGGCTGGCGTATGCGCTGGACAAGGGCTGGCACGTGGGTGCAGTCAGCTCAGAGGACCACCACGGCACTGACTGGGGGGCCTCCAACCTGCCCAAGACGGTCCTCATCGCCCGCTCGGTGGCCGCCGACGACTTGCGCGAAGCCATGCTGGCCCGCCGCATGTACGCCGTCGCCCAGCGCTACGACGATCTGCGCATCGGGTTCACCATCGACGGTGCACCCATGGGTGCACGCCTGCGTCGTCCGGCAGGCAGCGAGCTCGCGCTCGAAGCCTGGGTGGAACGCGGCGGCACAGCCCTTCCAGCGGTGATCGAGCTGGTGACCGCTGGCAACACCACGATGATGCAGAGCGAAACGGCCAATCTCGCAGTGGACGTGACCGTGCCCGACGCCGAGCGCTACGTCTTCCTGCGCATCAAGGACGCGGAGACGGGACGGCCGATCGCATTCTCCAGCCCGATCTGGCTGATGCCCGGGAACGAGCCGCTGCCTGCCTGCGAGGGGCCGGCTCCGCAGAGCAACGGACTGCTGTAG
- a CDS encoding metal-dependent hydrolase translates to MDAAPIHPMSDFPVRQLKFSVEALSPDELVWSRSSPIFSVFLNAFGVHVPYFERYLVHSMRQARPHIRDPKLQRDVTAIIGQEAHHARNFVALNEMFAKRYPKIADCDARARDYFAERAQKDDLRRLVGFTAGYETFTFLAGAIVLQNHPRWLADSHPVINAMWVWHQVEEVEHGAVAIDVYRHLYGEHEWYRKWMVLVALRHIVEETVRAYVHMCRVEGWMRGPLKAARSLGFLVRILAQLLRNAAPAMRRSYDPRRHPIVTNRQSPIQIAWRRYEKSGGDVLEIDREKMARILRMPAPSAQAS, encoded by the coding sequence ATGGATGCTGCGCCGATTCACCCCATGTCGGACTTTCCGGTCCGACAACTGAAGTTCAGTGTTGAGGCCCTGTCGCCCGACGAACTGGTGTGGAGCCGGAGCTCTCCGATCTTCTCCGTATTCCTGAATGCCTTCGGGGTGCATGTGCCGTACTTCGAGCGCTATCTGGTGCATTCCATGCGCCAGGCGCGGCCCCATATTCGGGACCCGAAGCTACAGCGCGACGTCACGGCCATCATCGGGCAGGAAGCGCATCACGCGCGCAACTTCGTTGCGTTAAATGAAATGTTCGCCAAGCGCTACCCGAAGATCGCCGACTGCGATGCCCGAGCGCGTGATTACTTTGCCGAGCGCGCCCAGAAGGACGATCTGCGCCGACTCGTGGGCTTCACGGCCGGCTACGAGACCTTCACCTTCCTCGCCGGGGCGATCGTCCTGCAGAATCACCCGCGCTGGCTGGCGGATTCGCACCCGGTCATTAATGCCATGTGGGTGTGGCACCAGGTGGAGGAGGTCGAGCACGGCGCAGTGGCGATCGACGTCTACCGGCACCTCTACGGCGAGCACGAGTGGTATCGCAAGTGGATGGTGCTGGTGGCGCTGCGGCACATCGTTGAGGAAACGGTGCGGGCCTATGTGCACATGTGCCGTGTCGAAGGCTGGATGCGCGGGCCGCTCAAGGCGGCACGCAGTCTCGGCTTTCTGGTGCGCATCCTCGCGCAGCTTCTGCGCAACGCCGCACCGGCCATGCGCCGCTCATATGATCCACGTCGGCATCCCATCGTGACCAATCGGCAAAGCCCGATCCAGATTGCCTGGCGGCGCTACGAGAAGAGCGGTGGCGATGTCCTGGAGATCGACCGGGAGAAGATGGCGCGCATTCTGCGCATGCCGGCGCCGTCCGCGCAGGCATCCTAA
- a CDS encoding GFA family protein, giving the protein MPQHADFHQQCQCQCGAAAFSVQRPPLMRFICHCTVCQRFNDAPLADMVVLLTKGVVPPPEGTVHFDTYRPPPAVQRGKCASCDKPAVEFMRLPLYPGLTFVPTANFAGDALLPEPCMHVFYEKRMVDVDDALPKYQGYLKSQLAFARAIYPAWWRNRGVA; this is encoded by the coding sequence GTGCCCCAGCACGCGGACTTTCACCAGCAGTGCCAATGCCAGTGCGGTGCGGCGGCCTTCAGCGTGCAGCGCCCCCCGCTGATGCGCTTTATCTGTCACTGCACGGTCTGCCAGCGTTTCAACGACGCGCCCCTTGCCGATATGGTGGTGCTGTTGACCAAGGGTGTCGTACCGCCTCCGGAAGGCACCGTGCATTTCGACACCTACCGGCCACCGCCAGCGGTGCAGCGGGGTAAATGTGCTTCCTGTGACAAGCCGGCCGTCGAGTTCATGCGCCTGCCGCTCTATCCGGGCCTGACCTTCGTGCCGACTGCGAACTTCGCGGGTGATGCGCTACTGCCCGAACCGTGCATGCATGTGTTCTATGAAAAGCGCATGGTCGACGTCGACGATGCCTTGCCCAAGTACCAGGGCTACCTGAAGAGCCAGCTCGCCTTCGCGCGCGCCATATATCCCGCATGGTGGCGGAATCGGGGCGTCGCTTAG
- a CDS encoding DedA family protein, translating into MIESILAWASEHRDQALWLVPLLAFMETCVGIGLFVPSLMLVVVTSVFYANDWANLWLMAGMAMVGSSLGDHVGYYAGRAIGHRVHGWRIIRRNQQRWERTEAMVRRFGPWAIFIGRFIPAIRSLVPAMMGITEFERARYTMFDVMACSLWALGLVAIVQGAHHLFLP; encoded by the coding sequence ATGATCGAATCCATCCTCGCCTGGGCCAGCGAGCACCGCGACCAGGCGCTGTGGCTGGTTCCACTACTCGCCTTCATGGAGACCTGCGTGGGCATCGGCCTCTTCGTGCCCAGCCTGATGCTGGTGGTGGTTACTTCGGTGTTCTACGCCAACGACTGGGCCAATCTCTGGCTGATGGCAGGCATGGCGATGGTGGGCTCGTCACTGGGTGACCATGTCGGTTATTACGCCGGTCGGGCGATCGGCCACCGGGTGCATGGCTGGCGCATCATCCGCCGCAATCAGCAGCGCTGGGAGCGCACCGAGGCCATGGTGCGCCGCTTCGGTCCCTGGGCCATCTTCATCGGCCGCTTCATCCCCGCCATCCGCAGCCTGGTGCCCGCGATGATGGGCATCACCGAATTCGAGCGCGCGCGTTACACGATGTTCGATGTGATGGCCTGCAGCCTGTGGGCGCTGGGACTGGTCGCCATCGTGCAGGGCGCGCATCATCTTTTCCTGCCATGA
- a CDS encoding DUF1295 domain-containing protein: MRNSVAFVISLLVTLLALGLAVLLDDGAQHLAGLPLLAALALFAFAVQWLVFIPSFLRQTEHYYDLAGSLTYASVILLAAGLGAPDARGGVIAALVLMWCGRLGSFLFRRVKRSGKDGRFDDIKPHWGRFFMAWTFQGLWVFMTLLAALIAVTSPAASNWDVWATLGLAVWVAGFAIEAIADRQKSAFRAEPANRGHFIRHGLWAWSRHPNYFGEILLWTGIAIMATPAMAGWQWLGWASPLFVFWLLNKVSGIPMLEKRADKSWGGDPEYEAYKASTPVLFPRPPRH, encoded by the coding sequence TTGCGCAACAGCGTTGCCTTTGTCATCAGCCTGCTCGTAACCCTGCTCGCGCTGGGGCTGGCCGTGTTACTCGACGATGGTGCGCAGCACCTCGCCGGGCTGCCCTTGCTGGCCGCGCTCGCACTGTTCGCCTTTGCGGTGCAGTGGCTGGTCTTCATCCCCTCCTTCCTGCGCCAGACCGAGCACTACTACGATCTGGCCGGCTCGCTCACCTACGCCAGCGTGATCCTGCTGGCAGCGGGCCTCGGCGCGCCGGATGCGCGCGGCGGGGTGATCGCAGCGCTGGTGCTGATGTGGTGCGGTCGGCTGGGCAGCTTCCTGTTCCGCCGCGTCAAGCGCAGTGGCAAGGACGGTCGCTTCGATGACATCAAGCCGCACTGGGGCCGCTTCTTCATGGCGTGGACTTTCCAGGGGCTCTGGGTCTTCATGACGCTGCTGGCTGCACTGATCGCGGTCACCAGCCCGGCCGCATCAAACTGGGACGTGTGGGCGACGCTGGGCCTGGCGGTCTGGGTCGCGGGCTTCGCGATCGAGGCGATTGCGGATCGCCAGAAGTCGGCCTTCCGGGCAGAACCAGCCAACCGCGGACACTTCATCCGGCACGGTCTCTGGGCTTGGTCGCGGCATCCGAATTACTTTGGCGAGATCTTGCTGTGGACGGGCATCGCCATCATGGCAACGCCGGCAATGGCCGGTTGGCAGTGGCTGGGATGGGCCTCGCCGCTGTTCGTCTTCTGGCTGCTGAACAAGGTCAGCGGCATCCCGATGCTGGAGAAGCGTGCCGACAAGAGCTGGGGCGGCGATCCAGAGTACGAGGCGTACAAGGCCAGCACACCGGTGCTGTTTCCGCGCCCACCGCGGCACTAG
- a CDS encoding lysophospholipid acyltransferase family protein — MGLRLLNRVIYRIVRLMQTSYRFRFDGQAAVSAPPDASHCILAIWHQNLFAGILAQTGRRHVVIISRSRDGDPVTKVCEGLGHMVCRGSSRKGDADKGGKAAKDEMIAELNGGLSGAVTVDGPKGPAFEVKPGIIEMARQTGIPIVPYLPLPRRFWSCRSWDAFRIPKPFTRIDVYYGAPIRVANDTPFADFPLFQEQIARSLVQMEERFGR, encoded by the coding sequence ATGGGCCTACGCCTGCTCAACCGCGTCATCTATCGCATCGTTCGGCTGATGCAGACGAGTTATCGCTTTCGCTTTGACGGTCAAGCTGCCGTGTCCGCGCCGCCGGACGCAAGCCACTGCATCCTGGCGATCTGGCATCAGAACCTGTTCGCCGGCATCCTCGCGCAGACCGGCCGGCGTCACGTGGTCATCATCTCGCGTTCGCGTGATGGCGACCCCGTGACGAAAGTGTGCGAGGGCCTCGGGCACATGGTCTGTCGCGGCAGTTCCAGAAAGGGTGACGCCGACAAGGGTGGCAAGGCGGCCAAGGATGAAATGATTGCCGAACTCAATGGCGGCCTATCAGGCGCGGTGACAGTCGACGGGCCGAAGGGCCCCGCGTTCGAGGTCAAGCCCGGGATTATCGAGATGGCGCGCCAGACCGGCATTCCCATCGTCCCCTATTTGCCATTGCCAAGACGCTTCTGGTCCTGTCGCAGTTGGGATGCCTTCCGCATTCCCAAGCCATTTACCCGGATCGACGTGTATTACGGGGCGCCGATCCGTGTTGCGAATGACACGCCCTTCGCGGACTTTCCTCTATTCCAGGAGCAAATTGCCCGCAGCCTGGTGCAGATGGAAGAACGCTTCGGCAGATAA
- a CDS encoding DUF2855 family protein, with product MSLQSARRLLVNKHDLTKSRVEEQAPPAEPAAGEALLAPDLFSLTTNNVTYAAYGEAMRYWEFFPTGEDEWGQVPVWGFANVVASKVEGLSAGDRFYGYFPPASVLRVQPVKVGDHGFRDGTAHRQPLPPAYNQYFRCQHDPLYTPDSEAFQAIYRPLFITSFTLADFLADNDWFGAERVLLSSASSKTAYGTAFCIGDAVETIGLTSAPNREFVTGSGCYQRTLIYPELESLDAKIPTLYVDFSGDRELRSRIHHHCSQLKHSCVVGSAQTVELPQKQELPGPPPKFFFAPDQIGKRIGEWGPQGFGEQLGGAWSRFHAHVDDAQRDLLEVVEGQGLEDARQVFEQLLAGRVPPRDGHVIRLDR from the coding sequence ATGTCCCTGCAAAGCGCCCGCCGTTTGCTGGTCAATAAACACGATCTGACAAAGAGCCGCGTCGAGGAGCAGGCGCCGCCTGCAGAGCCGGCCGCGGGCGAGGCGCTGCTCGCGCCCGACCTCTTCTCGCTGACCACCAACAACGTCACCTACGCGGCCTACGGTGAGGCCATGCGCTACTGGGAGTTCTTTCCCACCGGCGAGGACGAGTGGGGCCAGGTGCCGGTCTGGGGCTTCGCCAATGTGGTCGCCTCGAAGGTCGAGGGCCTCAGCGCAGGCGACCGCTTCTACGGCTATTTCCCGCCGGCCAGCGTGCTGCGCGTGCAGCCGGTGAAGGTCGGCGATCACGGCTTCCGCGACGGCACCGCCCACCGGCAGCCGCTGCCCCCGGCCTACAACCAGTACTTCCGCTGCCAGCACGACCCGCTGTACACCCCGGACAGCGAGGCCTTCCAGGCCATCTACCGACCGCTGTTCATCACCTCCTTCACGCTGGCCGATTTCCTGGCCGACAACGACTGGTTCGGCGCCGAGCGCGTCCTGCTATCCAGCGCCTCCAGCAAGACCGCCTATGGCACGGCCTTCTGCATTGGCGATGCGGTGGAGACGATCGGGCTGACCTCCGCGCCCAATCGCGAATTCGTCACGGGCTCCGGCTGCTACCAGCGCACCCTGATCTATCCCGAGCTGGAGAGCCTGGACGCGAAGATTCCTACGCTCTACGTGGATTTCTCCGGCGACCGCGAACTGCGCAGCCGCATTCACCATCACTGCAGCCAGCTCAAGCACAGCTGCGTGGTGGGCTCCGCCCAGACCGTCGAGCTGCCGCAGAAGCAGGAACTGCCCGGCCCGCCGCCGAAGTTCTTCTTCGCGCCGGACCAGATCGGCAAGCGTATCGGCGAGTGGGGCCCGCAGGGATTCGGGGAACAGCTCGGCGGCGCCTGGTCGCGCTTCCACGCCCACGTCGATGACGCACAACGCGATCTGCTTGAGGTGGTCGAAGGCCAGGGGCTCGAGGATGCCCGGCAAGTCTTCGAGCAGTTGCTGGCCGGTCGCGTGCCACCACGCGACGGCCATGTGATTCGTCTGGATCGATAG
- a CDS encoding DUF3237 domain-containing protein — translation MKLEKLLTYHAELRAPQPVGEGPFGNRMIVEVTGGWFEGPKLKGKLLSCGGDWLLAHPDGYGRIDVRGTLLTDDGAHIYMQYQGVLQLTEGVMAILGGGDTPTQYGDQNFFTAPRFETGDERYQWLNQLQCVSEGRAVPGPGVEYNVYQCVND, via the coding sequence TTGAAACTCGAAAAACTGTTGACCTATCACGCCGAGCTCAGAGCCCCGCAACCCGTGGGCGAGGGGCCATTCGGCAATCGCATGATCGTGGAAGTCACCGGCGGCTGGTTCGAAGGCCCCAAGCTGAAGGGCAAGCTCCTGAGCTGCGGCGGCGACTGGCTGCTGGCCCATCCCGACGGCTACGGCCGGATCGACGTGCGCGGCACGCTACTCACCGACGACGGCGCGCATATCTACATGCAGTACCAGGGCGTGCTGCAGCTCACCGAAGGGGTCATGGCCATTCTCGGCGGCGGCGACACGCCCACCCAGTACGGCGACCAGAATTTCTTCACCGCCCCGCGCTTCGAGACCGGCGACGAGCGCTACCAATGGCTCAACCAGCTCCAGTGCGTCAGCGAAGGCCGCGCGGTGCCGGGTCCCGGGGTGGAGTACAACGTCTATCAGTGCGTCAACGACTGA